The following are from one region of the Hemitrygon akajei chromosome 6, sHemAka1.3, whole genome shotgun sequence genome:
- the med11 gene encoding mediator of RNA polymerase II transcription subunit 11, whose translation MGTYGPANEKLRNLEEVEKEIALILQSAANAILEMSKEKVTERTLDRHASQFTASVQRVETELSSQIRYLTQVATGQPHEGSSYSARKDAQMAVNRVEYTHLKVRDLARTCDQMLEHP comes from the exons ATGGGCACATACGGGCCAGCCAACGAGAAACTCCGCAACCTGGAGGAGGTCGAGAAGGAGATCGCTCTCATCTTGCAGAGCGCAG CCAACGCCATCCTGGAGATGTCAAAGGAGAAGGTAACGGAGAGAACGCTGGATCGACACGCCTCCCAGTTCACTGCTTCCGTCCAGCGGGTGGAGACGGAGCTCAGCAGCCAGATCCGCTACCTCACCCAG GTTGCCACAGGACAGCCTCACGAAGGTTCCAGTTACTCGGCACGGAAGGATGCTCAGATGGCAGTGAACCGAGTCGAGTACACCCACCTCAAGGTGCGAGACCTGGCCCGGACCTGCGACCAGATGCTGGAGCACCCGTGA